A window from Triticum aestivum cultivar Chinese Spring chromosome 6D, IWGSC CS RefSeq v2.1, whole genome shotgun sequence encodes these proteins:
- the LOC123143816 gene encoding uncharacterized protein isoform X2, translated as MFPVCRTLGSFHGKKMVECCYKRSPPACDRAMPPHPGAFQPRMPSPPDQRALAFLCLFSCAMQGCGYSLVLFHFESPLLLLLLIPWQDFCSTVQAMVRKTQQQKTKMPWHAMMQLDVLLLSFEEKGDATIFLSSDHLSLTLSLPPSLCVCVCGSESA; from the exons ATGTTCCCAG TATGCAGAACACTTGGTTCATTCCATGGCAAGAAAATGGTGGAATGTTGTT ATAAAAGGTCGCCTCCTGCTTGTGACCGCGCCATGCCGCCTCACCCCGGCGCCTTCCAGCCGAGAATGCCATCTCCACCCGACCAg AGAGCATTGGCATTTCTATGTCTATTTTCCTGTGCTATGCAGGGGTGCGGTTACAGTTTGGTGCTCTTCCACTTTGAATCACCATTGCTTCTTTTGCTCCTGATTCCATGGCAG GACTTCTGCTCTACCGTGCAGGCGATGGTAAGGAAAACACAACAGCAGAAAACAAAGATGCCATGGCACGCAA TGATGCAGCTTGATGTTTTATTGTTGTCTTTCGAGGAAAAGGGGGATGCCACCATCTTTCTTTCTTCTGATCATctatctctcactctctctctccctccctccctgtgtgtgtgtgtgtgtggaagtgAAAGTGCATAG
- the LOC123143816 gene encoding uncharacterized protein isoform X3 encodes MVECCYKRSPPACDRAMPPHPGAFQPRMPSPPDQRALAFLCLFSCAMQGCGYSLVLFHFESPLLLLLLIPWQFMGQDFCSTVQAMVRKTQQQKTKMPWHAMMQLDVLLLSFEEKGDATIFLSSDHLSLTLSLPPSLCVCVCGSESA; translated from the exons ATGGTGGAATGTTGTT ATAAAAGGTCGCCTCCTGCTTGTGACCGCGCCATGCCGCCTCACCCCGGCGCCTTCCAGCCGAGAATGCCATCTCCACCCGACCAg AGAGCATTGGCATTTCTATGTCTATTTTCCTGTGCTATGCAGGGGTGCGGTTACAGTTTGGTGCTCTTCCACTTTGAATCACCATTGCTTCTTTTGCTCCTGATTCCATGGCAG TTTATGGGCCAGGACTTCTGCTCTACCGTGCAGGCGATGGTAAGGAAAACACAACAGCAGAAAACAAAGATGCCATGGCACGCAA TGATGCAGCTTGATGTTTTATTGTTGTCTTTCGAGGAAAAGGGGGATGCCACCATCTTTCTTTCTTCTGATCATctatctctcactctctctctccctccctccctgtgtgtgtgtgtgtgtggaagtgAAAGTGCATAG
- the LOC123143816 gene encoding uncharacterized protein isoform X1: MFPVCRTLGSFHGKKMVECCYKRSPPACDRAMPPHPGAFQPRMPSPPDQRALAFLCLFSCAMQGCGYSLVLFHFESPLLLLLLIPWQFMGQDFCSTVQAMVRKTQQQKTKMPWHAMMQLDVLLLSFEEKGDATIFLSSDHLSLTLSLPPSLCVCVCGSESA; this comes from the exons ATGTTCCCAG TATGCAGAACACTTGGTTCATTCCATGGCAAGAAAATGGTGGAATGTTGTT ATAAAAGGTCGCCTCCTGCTTGTGACCGCGCCATGCCGCCTCACCCCGGCGCCTTCCAGCCGAGAATGCCATCTCCACCCGACCAg AGAGCATTGGCATTTCTATGTCTATTTTCCTGTGCTATGCAGGGGTGCGGTTACAGTTTGGTGCTCTTCCACTTTGAATCACCATTGCTTCTTTTGCTCCTGATTCCATGGCAG TTTATGGGCCAGGACTTCTGCTCTACCGTGCAGGCGATGGTAAGGAAAACACAACAGCAGAAAACAAAGATGCCATGGCACGCAA TGATGCAGCTTGATGTTTTATTGTTGTCTTTCGAGGAAAAGGGGGATGCCACCATCTTTCTTTCTTCTGATCATctatctctcactctctctctccctccctccctgtgtgtgtgtgtgtgtggaagtgAAAGTGCATAG